Proteins encoded in a region of the Flavobacteriaceae bacterium HL-DH10 genome:
- a CDS encoding tagaturonate reductase, which yields MNTLNRKTTSVNTYTERIIQFGEGNFLRAFANWMIHEMNKKANFDGGVVVVQPINQGLVKMLNDQDGLYTLYLNGIKNGKAISEHEIIDCIQRSINPYENYNDYLANAKNPDLRFVISNTTEAGISYNEKDTLNDKPQSSFPGKLTALLYQRFQAFNGASDKGLIIIPCELIDRNGDNLKRIILQYASEWKLGNDFIEWINEDNIFCNTLVDRIVPGYPKDKMEAITKELGYIDNLVVEGEQFHLWVIEGPESVKEEFPSEPCRLNVVFTNNMEPYRTRKVRILNGAHTTLVPVGYLYGIDRVRESLEDKIVGTFLQDALFKNICPTLDLPDEELSQFSNDVLDRFRNPYLEHELMSISLNSISKYKTRVLPSVLEFIKRKNALPSHLLFSLAALIAFYKGDRNGTPITLKDDTAVLEFFNNQWKTNNVSIVVKATLSNIDFWETDLTAISGLENEVNKNLESIINKGMTSALKTFMN from the coding sequence ATGAATACATTAAATAGAAAAACAACATCTGTTAATACATATACCGAAAGAATCATACAATTTGGAGAAGGAAACTTCTTAAGAGCATTTGCTAATTGGATGATTCATGAAATGAATAAAAAAGCCAATTTTGATGGTGGTGTTGTTGTCGTGCAACCCATAAATCAAGGATTAGTAAAAATGCTAAATGATCAAGACGGTTTATACACACTTTATCTTAACGGTATTAAAAATGGAAAAGCTATTAGTGAACATGAGATTATAGATTGTATTCAGAGAAGTATTAATCCGTATGAAAACTATAATGATTATTTAGCAAATGCTAAAAATCCAGATTTACGATTTGTTATTTCTAACACCACAGAAGCCGGAATTTCTTATAATGAAAAGGACACTTTAAATGATAAGCCTCAGTCTAGCTTTCCAGGTAAATTAACAGCTTTATTGTACCAAAGATTTCAAGCATTTAATGGTGCTTCAGATAAAGGCTTGATTATTATTCCTTGTGAATTAATTGATAGAAATGGAGATAACTTAAAACGCATTATACTTCAATATGCTTCTGAGTGGAAGCTTGGAAACGATTTTATTGAATGGATTAATGAAGATAATATTTTTTGTAACACACTGGTAGACAGAATTGTTCCTGGATATCCTAAAGACAAAATGGAGGCCATAACCAAAGAATTAGGTTATATAGACAATTTGGTTGTTGAAGGTGAACAGTTTCATCTTTGGGTTATTGAAGGCCCTGAATCCGTTAAAGAAGAATTTCCATCAGAACCCTGTAGATTGAATGTTGTGTTCACTAACAATATGGAACCATATAGAACTAGAAAAGTCCGAATCTTAAATGGTGCTCACACCACTTTAGTACCTGTTGGTTATTTATATGGAATAGATCGTGTTCGTGAATCATTGGAAGATAAAATCGTTGGTACATTTTTACAAGACGCATTGTTCAAAAATATTTGTCCAACATTGGATTTACCAGACGAGGAACTAAGTCAATTTTCTAATGATGTATTAGACCGATTTAGAAATCCATATTTGGAACATGAACTCATGAGTATTTCATTAAATTCCATATCTAAATACAAAACACGTGTATTGCCATCGGTTTTGGAATTCATCAAAAGAAAAAATGCATTGCCTTCACATTTGTTGTTTTCACTTGCGGCGTTAATTGCGTTTTATAAAGGTGATAGAAACGGAACTCCTATTACATTAAAAGACGATACCGCTGTTTTGGAGTTTTTTAATAATCAATGGAAAACCAATAATGTTTCAATCGTTGTAAAAGCCACCTTATCAAATATTGATTTCTGGGAAACAGACTTAACCGCAATTAGTGGTTTGGAAAACGAAGTCAATAAAAATTTAGAATCCATTATAAACAAGGGGATGACATCGGCATTGAAAACTTTTATGAACTAA
- a CDS encoding altronate dehydratase family protein — protein MPKNYVQIDPKDNIIVAITPLPKNTFIDVAGETFSLQGDIKQKHKFALYDFNIGDEIFMYGVLIGKAVLPIQKGTAITIENVKHASAEFNDSKEKFIWTAPDASNFEGRTFSGYHREDGKVGTANYWLVIPLTFCENRNIDVLEGALSEKLGYETKKDFAVDTEALIRQYKSGVSSEDIFNTPIITTKEEISKNRIFPNVDGIKFLKHDGGCGGIRQDSEVLVKLLAGYITNPNVAGATVFSLGCQNAQIEMLQNAIEAIDPNCKKPVHYLEQQRSESERKLIEEAVKHTFLGLIEANKIERKPAPLSKLVLGLECGGSDGFSGISANPALGYASDLLVALGGSPVLSEFPELNGVEQEIINRCVTDKDSKKFYGLMRAYSAAAVAVGSGFENNPSPGNIKDGLITDAMKSAGAAKKGGTSPVVAVLDYTEQVTKPGLNLLCTPGNDVESTTGLVGSGCNVVVFTTGLGTPTGNPVAPVLKMSSNTNLFERMNDIIDINAGTVITGEDTIESMGDKILEHIIKVASGEVHSKAVLHGNNDFIPWKRGVSL, from the coding sequence ATGCCTAAGAATTACGTACAAATAGACCCAAAGGATAACATTATCGTTGCCATAACCCCCTTGCCCAAAAACACTTTTATAGATGTTGCTGGCGAAACTTTTTCATTGCAAGGAGACATCAAGCAAAAACATAAATTCGCTCTATACGATTTTAACATAGGTGATGAAATTTTCATGTATGGCGTTTTAATAGGAAAGGCAGTACTTCCAATACAAAAAGGGACCGCTATTACCATTGAAAATGTAAAGCACGCTTCGGCGGAATTTAATGATTCTAAAGAAAAATTCATATGGACTGCACCCGATGCTTCAAATTTTGAAGGGCGTACATTCAGTGGCTATCACAGAGAAGATGGTAAAGTGGGAACAGCCAATTATTGGCTAGTGATACCTTTAACCTTTTGTGAAAACAGAAATATTGATGTTTTAGAAGGGGCACTTTCAGAAAAATTAGGATATGAGACCAAAAAAGATTTTGCTGTAGATACCGAAGCATTAATTAGACAATACAAATCTGGTGTAAGTTCTGAAGACATATTCAATACCCCAATTATTACAACAAAAGAAGAAATTTCTAAAAACAGAATATTCCCAAATGTAGATGGAATCAAATTTTTAAAACATGATGGTGGTTGTGGTGGTATTCGTCAAGATTCTGAGGTTTTAGTAAAACTATTGGCGGGTTATATTACAAACCCCAATGTTGCAGGTGCCACTGTATTTAGTTTAGGATGCCAAAATGCACAAATAGAAATGTTGCAAAATGCTATTGAAGCTATCGATCCAAACTGTAAAAAACCAGTTCATTATTTAGAACAACAGCGTAGTGAAAGTGAACGCAAACTTATTGAAGAGGCTGTTAAGCATACATTTTTAGGTTTAATTGAAGCTAACAAAATTGAGCGTAAACCAGCACCGCTAAGCAAACTCGTTTTAGGATTGGAATGTGGTGGATCGGATGGGTTTTCAGGTATTTCTGCAAATCCAGCTTTAGGCTATGCTTCAGATTTACTAGTTGCTCTAGGTGGCAGTCCAGTATTATCAGAGTTTCCAGAGTTAAATGGTGTAGAACAGGAAATTATTAATAGATGTGTGACCGATAAAGATTCCAAGAAATTTTACGGGTTAATGCGTGCATATTCTGCAGCCGCTGTGGCCGTTGGTTCTGGATTTGAAAACAACCCATCACCTGGAAATATAAAAGACGGATTAATTACCGACGCCATGAAATCAGCTGGAGCCGCAAAAAAAGGAGGCACCTCCCCTGTTGTTGCCGTTTTAGATTATACCGAACAAGTTACAAAACCAGGATTAAATTTATTATGCACTCCAGGAAATGATGTAGAATCGACTACAGGTTTGGTAGGTTCAGGTTGCAATGTAGTGGTTTTTACTACTGGTTTAGGAACACCAACAGGAAACCCGGTGGCACCCGTACTTAAAATGTCTAGTAATACCAATTTATTTGAACGTATGAACGACATTATTGATATCAATGCAGGAACAGTTATTACGGGTGAGGACACTATAGAATCAATGGGTGATAAAATCTTAGAGCACATAATAAAAGTGGCAAGTGGTGAAGTGCACTCAAAGGCCGTTTTACACGGTAACAACGATTTTATCCCTTGGAAACGAGGTGTTTCATTATAA